ATCGGGGTCGTGATTGTCGCAGATGAAGAATATTCTGGACCCTCGAGCAAGTTCCCGCTCCAGCAGTCTTTGCACATTGGGAATGATTTCGCGTGCTTTATCTCCCACGTACAGAGAGTGACCTGGCTCCATAAAACACCGGAGCATATCGACAACGATTACCGCATCAGCCATACGTCACATCCCACTTCTGATTCTAATGTTTAAAATGTCTTTCACCGGTAAACACCATGGCGATATTATATTTATCCGCCGCCTTGACGGAGTCTTCATCCCTGATTGAGCCGCCGGGCTGGATGATGGCGGTAACACCGCCTTCCGCCGCCGCCTCAACGACATCGGGAAACGGGAACATGGCGTCGGAGGCCAGCACACTGCCCCTTGTCTTCTCCCCGGCTTTCTCCTTGGCGATCTGGGCACTGACGATTCGACTGGGCTGTCCGGCGCCCATGCCGATGAGCGTTCTGTCTTTGGCCAGTACAATGGCATTGGACTTTATGTGCTTTACCGCGCGCCAGGCAAAGAGCAGGTCTTTGACCTCGGCTTCAGTTGGTGCCCTTCTGGTCACCGTCCTGAGGGCAACGCTGTCCTCCGCCAGCGAATCGGAGCTCTGCACGAGGAAACCTCCCCGCACGCGCCGGATATCAAGGTACCCTTCATGAGAAACGCCATAGGTGGGTGGCAGTTCCGCCTGCAGGATTCTCAGGTCCTTCTTGCGTTTTAGCACCTCCAGCGCCTCCGGTTTATATTCAGGGGCAATGACAATTTCGTAAAAAGTTTTGTATAATTCTTCCGCGGTTTCCCGGTCAACCGCTCTATTTATGGCAACTATACCGCCGAAAGCAGCCACCGGGTCGCCGCTGAGTGCCCTTCGGTACGCCTCGGCGATATTATCATGGCTGGCCAGGCCGCAGGGGTTGGTGTGCTTGATGATGGCCACTGCCGGCGCGGCAAAGTCGATAACCACGCCCCAAGCGGCATCGGCATCCAGAATATTGTTGTAGGACAGTTCCTTGCCATGAAGCTGTTTTGCCCAGGTGATGCCGGTATCGCGGCTTCCCCCGACCACCTGCTCGGCGTAGAAGGCCGCCATCTGGTGAGGGTTCTCCCCGTAGCGAAGCCCGTAGCGCTTCTGCATGGTTATGGTCATTTCATCAGGGAAGCCATCTTCACCCTGCCGCAGGTACTGGGCAATGGCGGTGTCATACGCGGCCACGTGCTGAAATGCCTTCTGCGCCAGCCTTTTCCGCTCTTGCTGCGGCAGGTCTCCCTGGCCCAGTTTCTCCAGAATTAGCTGATAGTCTGCCGGGTCAACAACAACGATGACACTGGGGAAATTCTTGGCCGCCGCCCTTATCATCGTCGGCCCGCCGATATC
This genomic stretch from Chloroflexota bacterium harbors:
- the purH gene encoding bifunctional phosphoribosylaminoimidazolecarboxamide formyltransferase/IMP cyclohydrolase; this encodes MRAIISVSDKAGVAEFAKGLARLGFEIFSTGGTKKAMAEAGVPVKSISEITGFPEILDGRVKTLHPMVHGGLLARRDIPAQMKELAEKKIEPIDLVAVNLYPFVQTVSKEGVTLEDALENIDIGGPTMIRAAAKNFPSVIVVVDPADYQLILEKLGQGDLPQQERKRLAQKAFQHVAAYDTAIAQYLRQGEDGFPDEMTITMQKRYGLRYGENPHQMAAFYAEQVVGGSRDTGITWAKQLHGKELSYNNILDADAAWGVVIDFAAPAVAIIKHTNPCGLASHDNIAEAYRRALSGDPVAAFGGIVAINRAVDRETAEELYKTFYEIVIAPEYKPEALEVLKRKKDLRILQAELPPTYGVSHEGYLDIRRVRGGFLVQSSDSLAEDSVALRTVTRRAPTEAEVKDLLFAWRAVKHIKSNAIVLAKDRTLIGMGAGQPSRIVSAQIAKEKAGEKTRGSVLASDAMFPFPDVVEAAAEGGVTAIIQPGGSIRDEDSVKAADKYNIAMVFTGERHFKH